Below is a genomic region from Verrucomicrobiota bacterium.
CATATCGTTGATCATGGTTTACAGTATTTCACGCTTTCTAACGAAGAGATCCATAAAAACGTCAAATACTTATGTTATTCCAGGATAGGCCTATTAGACAAAGCCATCGTTGATTTACAAGGAGCAGAATGGCAGCCTGATGAGAAAAAATATTATCATCTAGACGGAAATAATCGTATTGGCAAGGCTCTGGCTCAAGGTCTGGACATTAGAATGGAATCGCCGATAACTACTTTGCAACCAATTACTTCGAAATGGCGAGTGAATGATCATAGTTTTGATTATGTCGTGAGTAGTGTTCCTTTTCCTCAATTAAACAATTTTATTCCTCTAGAACCATCCCTTCAAATTCGATTTGAACCTTGTTTGACGGCCTTGTTCTCCTATGAAGGTTTACCACAGAACATGAGTGCAGACATCTATGGCATCATTGACACCTCCAACACGTCCATCATTTCTTGGAGCGCTTGCGAAAACCATAAAACCAACCGTATCCCTCTAGACGAAACCGTTTTCGTGGTTCATGCCTCAGAAAAATTTAGCCGAGAATATTTAGAGACCAGCTCAGACGCATACCTACCTCACCTTCAAAGGGAACTCGAGAACACTTGGCAACTTTCGCCTACCAAACAAAAGAATTCCTTTTCACATAGATGGAGATTTGCTCGCTCCACAGACCCTTACTCCCTTCCCAATGCGCAATTACCAGAAAATTTTTTTGTATGCGGAGATAGCATCGTAAAGTCTCGCTTCGAAGACGTATGGCTAAGCGGTTTGCAAGCCGCTTATTTATTAATAGCCAAAGACCAACAAACTGAAATACCATTTGTAGACAAACAAATAATAACAACTTGAGCCATAAAATGAGTAATTACCTAATCATTGCCTCTAGCAGTACAATAGGACAAGAATTAGTCAAGATTCTTCATCAACAAGCAGACCAACTCTATTTAACTTCCAGAAACCCTGATAAAATTCAGCAACTAGCAGATGAAACACAATCCTCCTTTTCTGCTCTAGACGCATCATCATTTGAAGAAGTGAACCAAGTCTTCGAAGATGCAAGTGATAAATTGGGGCCACTGGATGGGGTTGTTTGTCTCGCCGGCTCCCTTTTACTAAAAGCAGCTCATCAAACATCAGAGCAAGAGTATTTACACACGATACAAACCAGCCTAACAACAGCATTTGCTACTACTAAAGCTGCAGGTAAGCACATGAGAAAAGGAGGATCCGTTGTTTTGATCAGTTCAGCAGCAGCTATGCAAGGCTTTGCTAACCATGAGGCCATTGCTGCAGCAAAGGGAGGGGTAATAGCCCTTGCTCGTTCAGCAGCTGCTACCTACGCCAGACAAAATCTGCGCTTCAATGTCGTTTCACCTGGATTGACTGAAACAGCACTAACCAAGAGTCTTTTTGCCAATGAAGCAAGCAAACAAATCTCCGAGAAAATGCATGTTCTAGGTCGATTAGGTGAAGCGCATAAAATCGCTTTAAGCATCGCTTTCTTATTAAATCCTGAGAATGATTGGATTACTGGTCAGGTGTTAGGTATAGATGGAGGACTTAGTCGAGTCGCACCAAAGATTAAAGGCTAAGAATTAACGCATTTTTGAATTATATTGAAACATCGATATTTGTCATACCTCGGTCCAACCAGCGTACCCAGTAGATCCAAGTATTTATGATTTCGCCACATTGATCCCCTCATATCAAGCACTGATCCAAGCATCATGGGAACTCTACAGGTTTTCTTCCTTAAGATTGGCAGGTTGGATTAGGCACTGTGTCTCCTAATTAGAAAAGGCCAGCTTCTGCCAATACAATTACGGGCAACGACCTTATTACATGGTATTACCGGTTGATGAATTTTTAGGCTGCTCTAGCAAATATGGGGAATGATCTTTGAGTTTATTTCATTTTTCTTGCCTAACCACATCACCAAGACACTATCTTTGTCGCACTTTACAAATGGAAAAACCGAATTGATTATGGGTAAAAGTACTTGGATATTTTTATGGGCTCTGACTGTAAACTCAGCAGTCGGACAAATTGAGGAACCTGAGCCAAACACTATACCTCCAGAAGAGATTCAAGAAATTACCTTGCCACCAGCTCTGTCGCCTCCATCTATCAAAATCAAGCCCATACAAATCGTATCTGCTTCTCCTATACCAAAAGATCTTCAAGATCCAGACAAGCCCATTGGTCATCAAGAAGGTCTACAGATCTACTACCTCCTCGAAGGCAAAAATCTAGTCGGAATCAACAAAGACTCCTTTAAATTGGACTTTTTAACGATGGCTGGTAAGGAAGATTTCTTGGAGCAACAAGGCAGGAATCTCACCCACGTATCTATCATCTATACAAAATTTTCTGAAGACAAGAAATACGGGATCTTTGCTCTTCATATCCCCTGCGACAAATTCTACTCCAAACCTGATATTTCTTTTAGAGGTTCTGCGAAGATTCTTTCTAGCGAATCTCCAGAAACAGCCAGCATCCTTTTAAGCATGGAATCAAATGAAAAAAAACGGGTAGGTCCCTTTGAAATAGAAAAGAACGGAGCCAATGCTTCCTTTTTTGGCATTAGTCTGGATGCCAAAAAAGGACTCGGCATTAAGTTGCAAGGACCCATTGAAATCCTAAGCAAGATCGAGGTGTTGGATGGGAAAAAGCCTCTATCAATTTCAGGTGGTATCTATGAGAACGGTGGTAAAACTTTCTTCTACCGCCTACCAAAAGCGGAGAATGTGAAGGTAGTTTGTCATTACTGGTCGAACGCTCAAGAAATCCCAGTAATTATTAATTACTAGAGTCGCTTTCATTTATTGCGAAAAGGCAGGAGGGGTAATATTTTTTAAAAATCTCTTGCCAAAATGGAATCAAGCTGCCATCTTATTCGGCTAATTTGTCAACTTGACCCAATTTCTAAGATAATTATGGTAACACCTAAACACGAATCCGTTAAAGAAGCTTTGCAACATGTTGAGAATCCACAAATTCTCATCAATATGGTGTCCCGCCGTGTTCGCCAACTCGGCATGGGCTACCGACCATTAATCAATGTTAATCCTCGCATGACTTTCCTAGACGTTGCTTTAAGGGAAATTGCCGATGGCAAGCTTTCCTATGAAGCAGTAGAATTTGCTGAAGACGAAGATTAAGAAACCCTCGCCTACAGCCTTCTCTCTGAATAATGCGGGTGGAAATATTCTCTTCCTGCGATGGCTCAAGAAATAGAAATTAATAACAGGCGCGCGCGACATGATTATCATGTTCACGATAAACTGGAAACTGGCATCTCGCTCCAAGGCACTGAGGTCAAGTCATTGCGATCTGCACAGGCTAGCTTAAGTGATGCCTTTGCTCGCTTAGAAAAAGGTGAGTTGTGGCTCTACAATTTCCATATCTCACCCTATGACAAAGGCAACCGAGAAAACCATGAGCCGAAACGTAAACGTAAACTGCTCATCCATAAGAGGGAATACCGCAAGCTCAGTGGCAACGTCGTGCAGTCAGGTAAATCTCTCATTCCTCTTAAAGGCTATTTCAAAAACCGTTATTTCAAAATCCTCTTAGGTATCTGCACCAGTAAAAATAAAGGCGACAAACGCCAAGATCTTAAGACACGCGATGTCGAGAGATCCATTAGGCGAAACTTTGGTCGCGTCTAAAAAAACTTCCAGCATAATCGTTGCTTATGGATCAAATGAACCCTTCAAAGCACTGGATTCCTGAACTCCAGCGCAAGCTTCCACTCTCCGTAGTTAAAGTCGACGAGAAATCTCTGCACACGCACGGAGGGGACGCATGGCATGCTCACGCCATGCCCGAAGCGGTTGTTGAAGTCAGACATGAAAAAGACATACAAGCAACCATGCGGATCGCCTCAAAATACAAAATCCCTGTGACAGCCAGAGGTTCTGGTCGCGGTTATGTCGGCAGTTGTGTCCCCGTTAAAGGTGGCATCAGCCTTTCCTTAACGAAACTCAACAAAATCTTAGAAGTCTCAGCCAAGGATAGTCTAGCCGTTGTTCAACCTGGAGTCATCACCGAGAGGCTGCAAATAGAAGCAAAACGCAAAGGCCTTTTCTACCCTCCAGATCCTGCCAGCCTTAACGAAAGCTCTATAGGTGGTAACATAGCCACCAATGCGGGTGGGCCACGCTGCTTGAAATATGGAGTCACCAAGAACTATGTTATGGGACTGAACATTGTATTACCCAATGGTGAGTTAGTTAAGACCGGTGGGCGGTGCCACAAAAATAAATTAGGCTTCAACCTGGTTGACCTCTTCCCAGGCTCTGAAGGCATGCTCGGAATCATTAGTCTAGCAACGCTTAGACTTATCCCCCATCCTCCCGCACGCTCTGTCTTGGTAGCCTCTTTTTCAAAAGTTAAAGCTGCTGCTAAAGCTGTCACAGCTATTCAACAAGCAGGCTACCTGCCCTGCGCATTAGAGATTGCTGACAAATTTACCTTAGAGGCTGCGAGAGGTTATAATAAAAGTGTTCCGCCTGGTGAAGCACTTATCATTGTAGAATTAGATGGCCAAGCCCAGTCCGTCCACCGTGAAATCCGAGCGCTCAAAACAGTCATTCAAGAAATCGGAGCGCTTCAAACTTCCATCGCTTCCACCGAAGCTGCTTGCGAAAAACTTTGGGATATCCGGCGTAGCTTTTCCTACAGCCTGCGTGCTACCGGACTAATCAAAATGAATCACGATGTTGTTGTGCCTCGGGGTAAACTTACAGAATTATTCAAAGTAGTTGAGAAAATTCAACAGTCCTTTTCTGATTATCGTGTAGCATCTTTCGGTCATGCTGGCGATGGTAATATTCATGTTAATCTTATGATAGATCCATCTGAAGAAGGGAGGCCTAGAGTACGCAAAGCCATCGATATGCTATTTGCATCTGTTCTCGAACTCGATGGCACTATTACCGGTGAGCATGGAGTTGGCCTCGCTCGCAAGCCTTGGTGGAACGTTGCTACTAGCAGACCTTTACGCTCCCTTCACCACACCATCAAAAACGCTTTAGATCCTCACCATCTGCTCAATCCCGGCAAGTTTTTAGGGTAGAATATCACAATCATATTGATACCCTGGTAGGGGAAAGCATCTCCCTCATCAACACGAATGATAACCAAGACTTATTATACAAGAATTATTGCGCTAGGATGCTGGCTGGGAATCTCATGCAGTATAACTCTGGCTGAAATACTAACCGAATCCAAGGAGCAAACAGAATTAACCAATACTAATAACTGGCCTGAATTTCGGGGTGGAAATGAGGGGCGAACTCAAGTGCGCAACTTACCTCTTGCTTGGTCGGACCAAGAGGGAATAGCCTGGCGTTTAGACTTACCCTCTCAAGGACAATCTAGCCCAATCGTCTGGAATAAGGCTATTTACTTGACCGGGGTATCCGGTAAGAAAAAGGAGAAACTTCACCTTTACAGCTACAATCTCAGCGATGGAGCTTTGAATTGGTCGCGTGAATTCAAATCGCCGCAACTAAGAAAGATGAGCAAAATGGTTTCCCAAGCGGCACCAACCCCAGTAGCAGACAAGGCAGGAGTTTATGCTTTCTTTGAAGGAGGCCTCTTTGTGCATACTGATCACGATGGTCATATAAACTGGCAACGGAATCTAATTGCAGACTACGGAGAAATCAAAGGTAGTCATAGCCTTGGCAGTTCCCCCACGCAAGACAACAAATACCTCTACCTTCTGGTAGACCACGATGCCCCAGGCTACCTACTCGCCTTGAATAAAGCTTCCGGTGCAACTACTTGGAAAACAGACCGACCGAAACGTGTTTCCTGGTCATCACCCATTTTACAAGACAAGACCATCTACCTTAGTTCTAATGGCGTGGTTCAAGCATACGATGCCTCTAATGGAAAACAGTTATGGGAAATTGATGGTATTTCAAAGAACACTGTCGCTTCGCCTATCATTGCTAATAGTTTACTACTTGCCGCTAGCTCAAAAAAAGGTGAATGCATTGCAATTCGCCTGTCCGCTAATGAAGAGAAACCTCAAATTGTTTGGCAAGCCGCCTCAACTTCAGGTGGATTTGCTTCCCCACAGGTGCTTGGAGAACAAGCTTATTACACCAATAAATCCGGAGTGCTTAGCTGCGTCAACTTGAAAGATGGAAGCCTAGCTTGGAGCGAGCGCATAGGAGGTTCTTGCTGGGCTTCACCTATTGTGGCTGGCAACTACCTTTACTTCTTTACTAGAGATGGGAAGACTGTGATCTATAAAAAAGACGAAGAACGAGCGAAACAGATTGCTGAATCAAAATTAAAGGGTATCAAAACCGTATATGGTGTCGCCGCTGTTGATGGAACTCTCGTCATGCGAACTGAAAAACAACTGATTTGCATTGGCAAGCCTATGCCTAACTCAAATTTTTGATTATTGTAACCTTTGATAAAAGCAAATAAACCGAGAAAAAGGGCTGTGCCCACAGCTCAGTATGATAGGTCGATTCCTCTATACTTAGGCATTTTTTGAATTCATTTTAAACATGCATATTTGTCTTATCCTGGTTCAACCGAGGTATGCAAGAGGTTTAAGTATTCCTAGATTGTACTGCCGAATTGATCCTCTGATACCACAGGGATCCAAGCATTAGGGACTATACAAATCTCTAGAGACTTTCATCGGTGAACCCAGGGACTTAGAGGTTGGATGAGGCACTATTGCCTATTCGTTATGAGTAAGTGAATGCACTAAGATTATTTTCATAAGTTAAGATCCGTGAAAATCAGTCTAATCTTTAGCTAAAACCCATACCCCCTCACTTTGATCTGGTAACAGTTCCACATGCTTCACTTTGAAAGAATGCTTTTCTACGAGTTCAGTAAAAGCTTCTGAGGAAAAGCGGTTAGAGAAAAAAGTCCTGACAGATTCCCTAGCCTCCACCTTAATCACATTACGCTCGTAGTTGATATCTAGATCATCATTGAAGAGAGCATTCACCTCTACTCTCAGGTAGTTTATTCCTTGAACAGCAGCGTTACATAAATTAAATTCCCAATTCCATGTATCTTCTGGGACATCTAAGTCGTCCCAGAAGCATTCTAACCAGTGCTTAGTCTCAGGGTTATCGTACTGTGTTATTAACCCATGTTCATCCATTTGATCACCCAGCAGATTGGCACTGATGATCAGAATATCTCCTAGCTCTAGTCCATGACTCAATTTTGCAAGAGCATGTGCTGGAGACATGTTAGGAATCATACCAAGGAAAAGAAAAACGCGTGACTTATCTTTTTTCCTTTGGCCCACAAGAGCATTCAAATCTTCAGCTTGCAAAAAATCTCCTATACTTCCCCTCAAGACCTTGCATCTGCTTAGCTTATTTGCCTCAAGACTTGCTTGTGTTACTAATGGCAAGCTGATGTCGGAAGGTAGATAAGAGATATGATTCCCAGTCCGCAATAAGGCTTCCAATAAAATCATATCCTTATTTCCTGCGCCACACCCTAGGCTAGTCACTTCTACACATTCCTGATCTGCTAAAAGTTTGGTCACATAATCAAATGCTTTCTCATATAGCCTTTTACCCTCTGAATGTATGGCTACCGGTGAATAAGCCTTATGCAGCTTACTCCATCTTTGTGACTGGCGGTAGCTAAGATAGTGAAACTTAGGGGCTATTTGCTTGTTGATTAAAGAATCACGTAATGATTTTTGGTGAGTTGTTAGAAACTGACTTTTATGAACCCAGGTAGATAGGCCCTGTTCACCATGATCATATTCCATGATGTTTTACTCGTTTTATACTTTCAAAGCATCTAGGTCTTGATTGAGTGAACGTGGCAGCATACGAAGTGCTTCAAGGTAGCCGTTAGATTCAATTCCTTCTAGCATCTTATCAGATCGCTCAAGTAAATCTTTTGCCTTACGCACGGCATAGGTATGACCACCGGACTTGATGACTTTATCCACCACGATGCCATAGTCACTACCCTCACCATGTAAAATGACTTCAGAAATTTCTTCTGACTCTTTTTCATTAAGCTGCTCTAACATCCATATAACTGGTAGTGTCATTTTTCCACGAGCAAGGTCTGTACCTAAGGTTTTGCCAAAAACATCTTCTTTACCAAATAAATCCAGACAATCATCGTAAATTTGGTAGGCTGTGCCGAGTTGATCCCCATAAATAGAAAAACGTTTCTGTATATCAGTGTCTTGATCTGAACAAAAAGCTGCCAATTCAGTAGCAACTCGGAACAAAGCCCCAGTCTTCATACTGACAATTTTCAGATAATCTTGGACTGAGAGTTTCAAATCATAGCGCCTCTGCGTCTGAAGAATTTCTCCGGTGCACACTTCACTAGCCGCATCAGCTACTTGCTTGCTAACTTCTGAAGAAGAAAAGCGTGTGCACATCTTAAAGGCGTGGGCTAACAAGCTATCGCCTACTAAAACAGATAGTTCATTGCCCCATTTCTGGCACATAGTGGGCTTTTTACGCCTTATTAAAGCTTGGTCCATGATATCATCGTGAATAAGAGACGCTAAGTGAATAAGCTCAATAACTACTGCCAGATCGATGTGTTTTTTATTCAGCTCCCCTAAAGCATGTGCACTTAGCAAAACTAAAGCAGGCCTAATGCGTTTACCGCCTGTTTCCGTTGCATATTCAACATACGCCATGACATTTGGGTCAAATGTTTGGACTTGTAAGGCTATACTTTCGTTAACCTTCTCTAGATGAGGTATGATATCTTTGAAGTGCTTCTTTAGTTGTGTCTCCCTAGCTAATGCAGGAAACTTATCTAAAACCTTGTTCATCAAGGAGTCGCTTTTTGATACCATCTTAGCCACATCTTAATCTAAATTACCACAGCCCAAAGTCAAACTTTCCAACTCTAATGTGATGTCAAAAATATTTTATCTTCAGAGAGATAGTATGAATGTGCTTGCGAAGCACATTTGTCTATCGCATAACTTTTAGTTGATGCTTTTGGGTAAAATAAGACTCAGCTTGATCACTTGCTTGGCAGTAGCTCTTATTCTGAGCTGTGGAAAGGAGAATGAAGTCATTAAGGAAGTTGATGCTTTAATGGAGGGTAGAAACTACAAGCAAGCGCTTGAGAGACTACGCAGAGCCCTAAAAGAAGACCCTAAAAACCCTAAGCTATTGCGCCAACAAGTTTTACTTTTTCTCAAAAGCGAACAGGTCAATTATTCTATGGCCGCCTACGAAAAACTTCATAAAGCTAAGCCAAATCATCCCGTGTTAATTAATGCACTCAGCAACAACGATCCCGTTATACGAGTGACCTCAGCAAAGGCTTTAGGACTTATGCGCAGGCAAGATAGTATTGATGCGCTTATCAAAGCAGCTAAAGATAGTGATAAATCTGTTCGACAAGCTGTTGTGCTTGCTTTAGGCGATTTAAAAAACAAAAAAGCAGTTACAGTTCTTATTGAGACTTTAAAGGATCCAGATTGGTTCGTCCGTGCTGAAGCTGCCCAAGCTCTCAGTAAAATTGGAGATAGCCAGGCCGCTGAAGAGCTTTTCGCCCTTCTCAAGGATGAAGACGTATATGTGCGCAAGAACGCTCGTAAAGCGCTACAGGACCTGGCAAATGAAGAAAATAAAAAGACCTACATTGAGGCCCTTACTCATGATGACGACGAAGTTAGACTTATGGCAGCAATATCTCTGGCCAACATTGGTGACGCGTCCTCATTAAGTGTTTTAGTAGAAGAACTTGATTCTAGTGATTCTGCAGATCCTATCGATGTGATCCGAGCTTTAGTCAAACTTCGAGATAAACAAGCTCTTCCAGCCCTTCGCAAGACTATGAAGGAAGCAGACGGAGAAGCTAAAGCATATGCTATATTAGCTCTTGGGGAATTCCGAGATAAAGAGTCCACAAGCGCTATTAAAAAGCTATCACAGAGTAGCAGTACTACCCGGGAAGTGAAAATGGCTTGCCTCATGGCTCTCAAGCGCATGAATCAACCCATGAGATTGCCGGATGAAAAGTAGCTAAGGCATTCTTTCAGCTTTTTTCAATTCTGCAAAACCGCTAGATTTAATTTATGCCTGATTGGATACTTTACGTTTTATTAGGAATCATTACTGGATTTGCCAGCGGCTGCTTTGGAATAGGTGGTGGAGCCATTATGGTGCCTATTCTCATCCTTTTCTTTAAAGTTCCCTATCACACTGCTATCGGAACCTCACTAGCACTGATTATTCCGATATCGCTGGCAGGTGGCTTTAAAAATTTTCAAATAGGAAAAATTGATTGGAACATTTTTTACGCCGCAGCTATTGCCGGCATTGTTGGAGCATTGGTTGGTGTTTCCCTTATTCAAAAAGTCCCTGCTGAATACGCCAGAAAAGGATTTGCCGTTTTTTTGCTTTTTACCGCCTATCGCCTTTGGGTCAAATAAGTGTTTGGAGCAGAAAGTGCTTAAGTTATAAAGTCACTATAAGCAATACTTCAAGATCCCACAGCTCCTCCAGATAATTACTACCTTACTCCTCTGAACCCTTTTCCATGGCTGCAAGCTTTAGTTCGAGATCTGAAGCTTCTAGCTGGTCCATGAGTTCTTCTACCTCACCCTCCATAAAACCTGTCAGGTTATAAATGGTGTAGTTGATACGGTGATCGGTAATACGGTTTTGGGGATAGTTGTACGTGCGAATTTTCTCGTTACGATCCCCAGAACCTACTTGTTGCTTCCGATGTTCCGCGTATTTTTTGCGCTCTTGTTCTTGTTTTGCTTCGAGAAGACGGGCGCGTAAGATACTCATAGCCTTCTCACGGTTTTTGATTTGGGAGCGCCCATCCTGACATTTGACTATGATGCCGGTGGGTAGGTGGGTAATCTGCACCGCAGAATCTGTTGTATTTACTCCCTGTCCACCAGGCCCACCTGAGCGACATACATCCACACGTATCTCATCTGAGCGAATTTCCAAATCCACTTCTTGTGCCTCAGGCAAAACAGCTACGGTAGCAGTCGAAGTATGAATGCGGCCCTGGCTTTCAGTAGCAGGAACTCTTTGGACCCGGTGAACACCACTTTCAAAACGCAACTTCTTGAAGACATCATCTCCATTCATTTGAAAGGTAATTTCCTTATAACCCCCGGACTCTGAAGGACTCGCATCCATCGGCTCAATCTTCCATCCTACGCGTTCAGCAAAGCGATTGTACATGCGAAACAGATCTCCTGCAAATATGCCGGCTTCATCCCCTCCAGCACCCGCACGAATTTCCACGATAGTATTACGGGAATCATTTGGATCTGGCGGGACCACAAACTTTAAGAGTTCTTTTTCAGCTTTTTCCCAATCATTTTCTAGCTCGGGCAACTCTTCCTGGGCCATTGCCATAAGCTCTTCGTCCTCAGCCTTGGAGACTATTTCCTTATTCTCTGCTAAATTTTTTTTAATGGTTTCGTAACGCTCTGAAAGTTCTATGGCAGTTTTCAGGCGCGAATGTTCCTTTAGAGAAAGCTGAGCCTCCTGTGGATTGTCGTAGAAATGAGGTCCTGAGATAAGCGTCTCAAGCTCCTTAAAGCGCTTGTAAAAGCCTTCTATATGTAGGGCGAGGTCCATATCTAATTCTCAGTAATTTTTATGGACTTGCCCAGGCAAAAGGCATGAATCTCATGCAACAAGAACAGTCCACATGAGATCCTGTAAGCTATTTTCCAGCTTTTTTCTTCTTCTTTCTGTTGGCCAGAATAGATTCGCCGAAACGCTTCTGAAACTTATCTACGCGTCCAGCGGTGTCGACTAAACGTGTTTGACCTGTGTAAGCAGGGTGTGAATCGGATGTCACGCCACACTTGACTACAAAATGCTCTACTCCCTCAATCACCCGAGTCTCCTCGGTCTTGATAGTCGAACGGGTCGCAAACTCGCGATTCGTCGCCAAATCAACAAATACTGTTGGATTGAGCTCTGGATGGATTCCCTTTTTCATACCGAAACCTTTCTTAAAAAATAAAACGAGCTAAGGATCAAACCAGCTTTCTGGCTATTAGGCAAGCATTATGTCCACCAAACCCAAAAGAATTGCTCATAGCCACCCTGATTTCTGCCTCGCGTGCCTCGTTAGGCACATAATCTAGATCACATGCCGGATCCTGTTCCTCTATATTAATTGTA
It encodes:
- the prfA gene encoding peptide chain release factor 1 — encoded protein: MDLALHIEGFYKRFKELETLISGPHFYDNPQEAQLSLKEHSRLKTAIELSERYETIKKNLAENKEIVSKAEDEELMAMAQEELPELENDWEKAEKELLKFVVPPDPNDSRNTIVEIRAGAGGDEAGIFAGDLFRMYNRFAERVGWKIEPMDASPSESGGYKEITFQMNGDDVFKKLRFESGVHRVQRVPATESQGRIHTSTATVAVLPEAQEVDLEIRSDEIRVDVCRSGGPGGQGVNTTDSAVQITHLPTGIIVKCQDGRSQIKNREKAMSILRARLLEAKQEQERKKYAEHRKQQVGSGDRNEKIRTYNYPQNRITDHRINYTIYNLTGFMEGEVEELMDQLEASDLELKLAAMEKGSEE
- a CDS encoding type B 50S ribosomal protein L31, with amino-acid sequence MKKGIHPELNPTVFVDLATNREFATRSTIKTEETRVIEGVEHFVVKCGVTSDSHPAYTGQTRLVDTAGRVDKFQKRFGESILANRKKKKKAGK